A segment of the Flavobacterium azooxidireducens genome:
ACCGGAAAACGCAAATCGTAGCACACTTGTAAACAAATTTTCCAATTGTTGTAATCAATTATTTTCTTTTCTTTTCCGGGTTGATAGACTTTTTCCTCTCCGGCTAAAGTAAAAAGATGTCTTTTGTCATAATAATCAACTTTTCCATTTGGAAAAACAAACACCATTCGGTTAAAAAATTGTTCTTCTTCTTGAATGACTAAACTGCCAGTTATAGCTGCGTTTTTTTCATTTGCGAGTTCAATTAACCACGCAATCGTTTCTCCTTTCATCGTTTCCGCTACGTGTTTTGGATTCATTGTAAATCCGGAGGTAAACATTTCGGGAAGCACAATTAAATCGGTTTGTTGCGAAATTGCCTTTATCTTTTGTTCAAAATAAAGTCGGTTTTCGGATGGAT
Coding sequences within it:
- a CDS encoding amidohydrolase, with translation MIVSLIQAPLVWENPSENRLYFEQKIKAISQQTDLIVLPEMFTSGFTMNPKHVAETMKGETIAWLIELANEKNAAITGSLVIQEEEQFFNRMVFVFPNGKVDYYDKRHLFTLAGEEKVYQPGKEKKIIDYNNWKICLQVCYDLRFPVFARNSEDYDLLIYVANWPKVRTNAWDILLKARAVENLTYVIGVNRIGFDDNEHEYVGHSQVIDELGNYLLEPQLNEHVFLVDLDKEKMIETRKKLNFLNDRDDFLLLNEH